A window of Candidatus Dadabacteria bacterium contains these coding sequences:
- a CDS encoding radical SAM protein has product MIKNIPALVIDVTYQCNASCSYCQWGSPATGRKIEYNLRLPVETLSALGTKRVVFSGGEPLLRADLEELISYYRTSGVDSVVVITNGLLLSSQRFDSLLAAGITGVTASLDGVTPEVAANARGMSRHQQKKIMENFEHVLEHRKQMRRTPEFVINTVLSKANMEFRHLAGLVDFGNLHEVDYVKFTPVFDDGYLGKHAPWLKFQNEDSALIRTLGRMVVARAQVKTNPPWFWNAVADIVGGSKKLKGSSCGLDKGQALFTHGELKFCAWLKQPIYGRLNETVSSRTVREAQSEFKQARVQCETGAWCFCLQDLEQQWEIT; this is encoded by the coding sequence ATGATTAAAAACATTCCCGCGCTAGTCATTGATGTTACCTATCAATGCAATGCTTCCTGCTCCTATTGTCAGTGGGGCTCACCCGCTACTGGTCGCAAAATTGAATACAACCTGCGGCTACCTGTGGAAACATTGTCGGCTCTGGGAACCAAGCGCGTAGTTTTTTCCGGCGGAGAACCTCTGTTGCGAGCCGATTTGGAAGAACTCATTTCTTATTACAGAACAAGCGGAGTGGACTCCGTTGTTGTCATCACCAACGGACTGTTGTTGTCGTCGCAACGATTTGATTCTTTGCTTGCCGCAGGTATTACCGGAGTGACAGCTTCTCTGGACGGAGTGACACCGGAGGTCGCCGCCAATGCCAGAGGTATGAGCCGACACCAGCAGAAAAAAATCATGGAGAACTTTGAGCATGTCTTGGAGCACAGAAAACAAATGCGTAGGACGCCGGAGTTTGTCATAAACACGGTATTATCTAAGGCGAACATGGAATTCCGGCATTTGGCGGGTTTAGTGGATTTTGGAAATCTACACGAAGTGGACTATGTCAAGTTCACGCCTGTTTTTGATGACGGTTATCTGGGAAAACACGCTCCATGGTTGAAATTTCAAAACGAAGACTCGGCTCTTATTCGCACATTGGGGAGAATGGTCGTAGCCCGTGCGCAAGTCAAAACGAATCCGCCGTGGTTTTGGAATGCGGTGGCTGATATAGTAGGCGGCAGCAAAAAATTAAAAGGAAGTTCATGCGGACTGGATAAAGGACAGGCGCTTTTTACGCATGGCGAGTTAAAATTCTGTGCGTGGTTAAAGCAACCGATTTACGGTCGGTTGAATGAGACAGTATCATCACGAACGGTCAGAGAAGCGCAGTCTGAATTTAAGCAGGCGCGTGTGCAATGTGAAACAGGCGCGTGGTGTTTTTGTCTTCAGGATCTGGAGCAACAGTGGGAGATTACATGA
- a CDS encoding glycosyltransferase family A protein → MNKTTLDVLIPSYRMSEHHLLRMLDVRKPDHMEIKFIIAVDNPDAFISARLEKRLQRKDVLVIHNTQNIGAPMTRNVCLDASNAEWVLFWDDDIEPDENILFEYEYAMQTNKHAPGFCGPTLTPNPHNSFTRGIQNSDILTFWHLPAEYRTVSWGITANLLIRRSAMGKKRFSSRFPKLGGGEDIDFCLRIVDESGTRFSIAWMAKAKHDWWNDGKRSYIRFMRWAYGDSVLPSLFPQYRYYNFPNMVEFLFLGGALSIGISAADGQKDFLFVAIVVGALLGEVLGEWGKLFLVKNIRSPIIAVESSLVRCSNDLGRFVAHVQRFRLTGITERFDYFCDGLHVRFERKVAAAKFALFLIFTTVSQFIFSHL, encoded by the coding sequence ATGAACAAAACGACATTGGATGTACTGATTCCGTCATACCGGATGAGCGAGCACCACCTACTGAGAATGCTGGATGTGAGGAAACCCGACCACATGGAGATAAAGTTTATTATCGCTGTGGACAATCCAGATGCCTTCATATCAGCACGATTGGAAAAGCGCTTGCAACGCAAAGATGTGTTGGTTATTCACAACACTCAAAACATTGGCGCACCAATGACTCGCAATGTCTGTCTGGATGCTTCCAATGCTGAATGGGTTTTGTTTTGGGATGATGACATTGAACCAGATGAAAACATTCTTTTTGAATATGAGTATGCCATGCAAACAAATAAACATGCACCCGGATTTTGCGGTCCTACTCTTACTCCGAATCCACATAATTCTTTCACTCGCGGCATTCAGAATAGCGACATTTTAACTTTTTGGCACCTGCCCGCAGAATACAGAACTGTTTCATGGGGAATTACTGCGAATTTATTAATTCGCCGTTCAGCAATGGGTAAGAAAAGATTTTCGTCCAGATTTCCAAAACTAGGAGGAGGTGAAGACATTGACTTTTGTTTGCGTATTGTGGATGAATCCGGCACTCGATTCTCCATTGCATGGATGGCAAAAGCAAAGCATGATTGGTGGAATGACGGCAAAAGATCTTATATTCGCTTTATGAGATGGGCTTACGGAGACAGTGTGTTACCATCGCTGTTTCCTCAATATCGTTATTATAATTTTCCCAATATGGTTGAATTTCTTTTTCTCGGAGGCGCCCTATCTATAGGCATTTCGGCGGCAGATGGACAAAAAGATTTTTTATTTGTGGCAATTGTTGTCGGTGCACTACTTGGAGAAGTACTGGGTGAATGGGGGAAATTATTCTTGGTGAAAAACATAAGATCACCGATCATTGCAGTAGAGTCATCCCTTGTACGTTGCTCCAACGACCTAGGTCGTTTTGTTGCCCATGTTCAGCGTTTTCGCTTGACCGGGATTACAGAGCGGTTTGATTATTTTTGCGATGGTCTTCACGTGCGGTTTGAAAGAAAGGTGGCAGCGGCAAAGTTTGCATTGTTTCTCATATTCACAACGGTGTCGCAATTTATATTCTCTCACTTGTAA
- a CDS encoding type II toxin-antitoxin system HicB family antitoxin yields MQLTAIITPAEEGGFIAMNPETGTHTQGESVEEALVNLKEATELYLEEFPLKHYGKSFLTTIEVRENVS; encoded by the coding sequence ATGCAGTTGACAGCCATAATAACGCCAGCAGAGGAGGGTGGGTTCATTGCAATGAACCCGGAAACCGGGACTCATACGCAAGGGGAATCTGTTGAGGAAGCCCTTGTGAATCTTAAGGAAGCAACGGAACTCTACTTGGAAGAGTTTCCCTTGAAGCATTATGGCAAATCCTTTTTGACGACTATTGAAGTCCGGGAAAATGTCTCCTAA
- a CDS encoding NAD(P)-dependent oxidoreductase encodes MTGSSGLIGKALRPQLEKLGHTVAGCDLRTKAEEERFDLRDSRRVRDAVWQSDGVVHLGAVSRVIWGEQNPVLCESVNIGGMKNLAMAVLESRRKPWLLLASSREVYGNSPCKNSNGTFQINPVNIYAKTKATSELIVADLRTLGVATAVLRLSNVFGTTDDHADRVVPAFARAAAINGILKVEGCDNFFDFNHVNDTVDAIVKTIEILNTGVADLPPLDIVTGRATSLLYLAEMALVTGEGKITVAPSRGVGAEQFQGDPRIAKRILGWRTHESLEESVARLVKDFQGLLSHD; translated from the coding sequence ATGACTGGGTCTTCTGGATTGATAGGCAAAGCGTTGCGACCACAATTGGAAAAACTGGGACACACGGTTGCTGGATGTGATTTGCGTACGAAGGCTGAAGAAGAAAGGTTTGACTTGAGGGATTCACGCCGAGTTCGGGATGCTGTGTGGCAAAGCGATGGCGTTGTTCATTTGGGTGCTGTTTCACGGGTGATTTGGGGTGAACAAAATCCTGTTTTGTGTGAAAGCGTTAATATAGGCGGAATGAAAAATCTGGCGATGGCTGTTTTGGAGTCACGTAGGAAACCATGGTTGCTTCTTGCCAGTTCGCGGGAAGTATACGGCAATTCGCCATGCAAAAACAGCAATGGAACATTCCAAATCAATCCCGTAAATATATATGCAAAAACGAAGGCAACTTCGGAACTCATTGTAGCCGACTTGAGAACGCTGGGGGTTGCCACTGCCGTGTTGCGGCTGTCCAATGTGTTCGGCACAACTGATGACCATGCTGACCGCGTGGTGCCCGCTTTTGCTCGCGCCGCCGCAATTAATGGCATTTTGAAAGTTGAGGGTTGCGATAATTTCTTTGATTTCAACCATGTGAACGACACTGTAGACGCAATTGTCAAAACAATTGAGATATTGAATACGGGTGTCGCAGACCTGCCGCCATTGGACATTGTTACCGGACGAGCCACATCTTTGCTATATCTGGCGGAAATGGCGCTGGTTACCGGAGAGGGGAAAATAACCGTTGCTCCATCGCGCGGAGTAGGGGCAGAACAATTTCAGGGAGACCCCCGGATTGCCAAACGAATTCTGGGCTGGCGTACGCATGAATCTCTTGAAGAATCCGTTGCACGGCTCGTGAAAGATTTTCAGGGATTGCTTTCTCATGATTAA
- a CDS encoding type II toxin-antitoxin system HicA family toxin yields the protein MSPKLPHLSAGEIVKTLESMGFVVARTKGSHIIMRRGSSGCVVPNHKEVKIGTLAGLLRQAGVETGEFLEAMKKG from the coding sequence ATGTCTCCTAAGTTACCCCACCTGTCTGCCGGGGAGATTGTAAAAACGCTTGAGAGTATGGGTTTTGTTGTTGCCCGAACAAAGGGTAGTCACATTATTATGCGTCGGGGTTCATCCGGTTGCGTTGTTCCAAATCACAAAGAGGTCAAAATCGGGACGCTTGCCGGTCTGTTAAGACAAGCGGGCGTTGAGACCGGCGAATTTCTGGAAGCAATGAAGAAAGGGTAA